Proteins encoded within one genomic window of Candidatus Eisenbacteria bacterium:
- a CDS encoding 1-acyl-sn-glycerol-3-phosphate acyltransferase has translation MIGSTVYAALLTLVRAVVGSYFKRITVRNLERIPSSGPLLVIANHPATLSEVFLLGTRLGRRFHFLAGSFIFTPWIRGVIARACGALPVYRRQDHPDLTYRNEEVFRECHGLFDRNGAVVIFPEGESLTDRRILPLKTGAARLALGYESLPGRKGTLSVVPVGVFFSDRMQFQSDVVLSVGERLDLAPFLSRGEQDPQGAVRALTEVMQRSLEALILNVPNDVIAEFVHDVERLYLEDLRERRPGEEDLELLRRMASCILYFQKADPERVYSGWRRTLAYRRKLEALGLARADVRQQADRRAAMRSSLRLLIGGLLGAVPAAAGLILNYVPYRLTNLIALATTPRAVLFSATRIVAGAVIFPLAYALTGAALRFGAGWSWPVIAGVLALSIPLGFFAYLYFRWIARERATLHMAVIAWRNRHLLGRLRAERKDLIRMFDAARRDYLEAVGEEAPTPAPAL, from the coding sequence ATGATCGGCTCCACCGTCTACGCGGCCCTGCTCACGCTCGTGCGGGCCGTGGTGGGAAGCTACTTCAAGCGCATCACGGTCCGAAACCTCGAACGGATTCCTTCCTCCGGTCCTCTGCTCGTGATCGCGAACCATCCGGCGACACTGAGCGAGGTCTTCCTCCTGGGCACACGCCTCGGACGGCGGTTCCACTTCCTCGCGGGCAGCTTCATCTTCACACCCTGGATTCGCGGTGTCATCGCGCGCGCGTGCGGCGCGCTGCCCGTGTACCGGCGGCAGGACCATCCGGACCTCACGTACCGCAACGAGGAGGTCTTCCGCGAATGCCACGGCCTCTTCGACCGCAACGGCGCGGTCGTGATCTTCCCCGAAGGCGAGAGCCTGACGGATCGCCGGATCCTCCCGCTCAAGACAGGTGCGGCCCGCCTCGCGCTGGGCTACGAATCGCTGCCGGGTCGCAAGGGGACGCTCTCCGTGGTTCCGGTGGGGGTCTTCTTCTCCGATCGCATGCAATTCCAGAGCGACGTCGTGCTCTCGGTCGGCGAGCGTCTCGATCTCGCCCCGTTCCTGAGCCGGGGAGAGCAGGACCCGCAGGGTGCCGTGCGCGCGCTGACCGAGGTCATGCAGCGGAGCCTCGAAGCGCTGATCCTGAACGTGCCGAACGACGTGATCGCGGAGTTCGTGCACGACGTGGAGCGGCTCTATCTGGAGGATCTCCGGGAAAGACGCCCCGGAGAGGAGGATCTGGAACTCCTGCGCCGGATGGCGAGCTGCATCCTCTACTTCCAGAAGGCGGACCCCGAGCGCGTCTACTCGGGCTGGCGCCGCACCCTGGCGTACCGTCGGAAGCTCGAAGCCCTCGGCCTCGCGCGGGCGGACGTGCGCCAGCAGGCCGACCGCCGCGCCGCCATGCGTTCCAGCCTGCGCCTCCTGATCGGCGGCCTGCTGGGAGCCGTCCCGGCGGCGGCCGGGCTCATCCTGAACTACGTCCCCTACCGGCTGACGAACCTGATCGCTCTGGCCACGACTCCGCGGGCCGTTCTGTTCTCCGCCACGCGCATCGTGGCGGGGGCGGTCATCTTCCCGCTCGCCTACGCGCTGACCGGCGCCGCGCTCCGCTTCGGGGCGGGATGGTCCTGGCCCGTGATCGCCGGCGTGCTCGCGCTCTCGATTCCGCTCGGCTTCTTCGCCTATCTCTACTTCCGATGGATCGCGCGGGAGCGCGCCACGCTCCACATGGCCGTCATCGCCTGGCGCAACCGGCATCTCCTCGGAAGGCTGAGGGCCGAGCGGAAGGATCTGATCCGGATGTTCGACGCCGCACGGAGGGACTACCTCGAGGCGGTCGGCGAGGAGGCGCCCACGCCCGCGCCGGCACTCTAG
- a CDS encoding FliM/FliN family flagellar motor C-terminal domain-containing protein: protein MSRLLTPEEIQALRADLPFVPAPREHFHIVVDAGHADLLPEQVDDLKPGDVIVLDRHANGVVEIVANAATVAYGTLVDVDGRAAVRVVSLAERSRT, encoded by the coding sequence ATGTCCCGACTCCTCACCCCCGAAGAGATCCAGGCGCTCCGCGCGGACCTGCCGTTCGTCCCCGCGCCACGCGAGCACTTCCACATCGTCGTCGACGCGGGCCACGCGGATCTCCTCCCCGAACAGGTGGACGACCTGAAGCCCGGGGACGTGATCGTCCTGGACCGTCATGCGAACGGAGTCGTCGAGATCGTCGCGAACGCGGCGACGGTCGCGTACGGAACCCTCGTCGACGTCGACGGGCGCGCGGCGGTTCGCGTCGTCTCGCTCGCCGAAAGGAGCCGGACGTGA
- a CDS encoding flagellar biosynthetic protein FliO: MSATFTYAVALAVAFAVMYGIARALNRPMPEEEDISFGPPAEIKVLSRATLGRGRNLVIVEVEGRRLLLGSTRSEWTALADLGRVSADGTHAHDPFA, from the coding sequence GTGAGCGCGACCTTCACCTACGCCGTCGCCCTGGCCGTCGCCTTCGCCGTGATGTACGGCATCGCGCGCGCCCTGAACCGCCCCATGCCGGAAGAAGAGGACATCTCGTTCGGACCTCCCGCGGAGATCAAGGTCCTCTCCCGCGCGACGCTCGGGCGCGGGCGGAACCTCGTGATCGTCGAGGTCGAAGGGCGCCGTCTCCTCCTCGGCTCCACCCGCTCCGAATGGACCGCGCTCGCCGACCTCGGACGTGTGAGCGCCGACGGCACCCACGCTCATGACCCGTTCGCG
- a CDS encoding S-adenosylmethionine:tRNA ribosyltransferase-isomerase, which translates to MSLRTSDFDFELPPERIAQHPAPRRDGSRLLVLDRASGGVRHVGFRDLPSLLRQGDLLVVNDTRVIPARLLGRLRRGAIGAIGAVGAAQPGSPEGSGERDVEIFLLREEPAVRPERIWTTLARPARALQVGAVVHFADPAYSAHVLGTGERGVRHVAFRPAAAPRRIDPDGQLAPGQVRTGTHSRTTQRAPGTVRTANPLAPGQVVSGKVDTSAAELAPGQVVSFETWLSRVGHIPLPPYIDRPDEPEDRERYQTIFARDPGSVAAPTAGLHFTDEVTDALRALGVTIATVTLHVGPGTFRPVATENPAEHVLDSEPYRVPPETVAAIRAARERRHRAVESSAGPATALGNRIVAVGTTAVRTLESWALAGEPDDGAWRETGLFILPPFDFRVIDGMITNFHLPKSSLLMLVSALAGREPVLDAYREAVAREYRFYSYGDAMLIL; encoded by the coding sequence ATGAGCTTGAGAACGTCCGACTTCGACTTCGAGCTGCCTCCCGAACGGATCGCGCAGCACCCGGCGCCTCGTCGGGACGGATCGCGGTTGCTGGTCCTGGATCGCGCCTCGGGCGGCGTGCGCCATGTGGGGTTCAGGGACCTGCCATCGCTCCTTCGGCAAGGGGACCTCCTCGTCGTGAACGACACCCGCGTGATCCCGGCCCGGCTGCTGGGCCGGCTGAGGAGGGGCGCCATCGGCGCCATCGGCGCCGTCGGCGCCGCGCAACCGGGATCCCCCGAGGGATCCGGCGAACGCGACGTGGAGATCTTCCTCCTCCGCGAGGAGCCGGCGGTCCGTCCGGAGCGCATCTGGACCACCCTGGCCCGTCCCGCCCGAGCGCTCCAGGTCGGCGCCGTGGTCCACTTCGCCGATCCGGCCTATTCGGCCCATGTGTTGGGTACCGGCGAGCGGGGGGTGAGGCATGTCGCGTTCCGCCCAGCGGCCGCGCCTCGGCGCATCGACCCGGATGGCCAACTTGCCCCGGGGCAAGTGAGGACCGGAACCCATTCGCGAACGACCCAACGGGCCCCGGGGACAGTCCGCACCGCGAATCCACTTGCCCCGGGGCAAGTGGTGTCAGGAAAGGTGGACACCTCCGCGGCCGAACTTGCCCCGGGGCAAGTTGTCTCATTCGAAACCTGGCTCTCACGGGTTGGACACATTCCGCTTCCGCCGTATATCGACCGGCCGGACGAACCCGAGGACCGCGAGCGATATCAGACCATCTTCGCCCGGGATCCCGGGTCGGTGGCCGCGCCCACCGCCGGGCTTCACTTCACCGACGAGGTCACGGACGCCCTTCGGGCGCTCGGCGTCACGATCGCCACCGTCACGCTCCACGTGGGACCGGGGACCTTCCGTCCGGTCGCGACCGAGAACCCCGCCGAGCATGTCCTGGACTCCGAGCCCTACCGAGTTCCGCCCGAGACCGTGGCCGCGATCCGCGCCGCGCGCGAACGCCGCCACCGGGCCGTGGAGTCCTCCGCCGGACCGGCCACGGCACTGGGGAATCGCATCGTCGCGGTCGGCACCACCGCGGTGCGGACGCTCGAGTCCTGGGCGCTCGCGGGCGAACCCGATGACGGCGCGTGGCGCGAGACGGGGCTCTTCATCCTCCCGCCGTTCGACTTCCGCGTGATCGACGGGATGATCACGAACTTCCATTTGCCGAAGTCGAGCCTCCTCATGCTGGTCTCAGCGCTCGCCGGACGGGAGCCCGTGCTCGACGCGTACCGCGAGGCGGTCGCGCGCGAATACCGGTTCTACTCGTATGGAGACGCGATGCTGATCCTGTAA